From a single Cupriavidus taiwanensis LMG 19424 genomic region:
- a CDS encoding D-amino acid dehydrogenase — protein sequence MRVLVLGSGVIGVTSAWYLAKAGHEVTVVDREAGPALGTSFANAGQISPGYASPWAAPGVPLKAIKWMFQEHAPLSIRPDGTLFQLQWMWQMLLNCSAGRYAVNKERMVRLAEYSRDCIRALRAETGIAYEGRQQGTLQVFRTDEQLHGAAKDIAVLEQAGVPYQLLSREELAASEPALAAVRHKLAGGLRLPNDETGDCALFTQRLANMASTLGVRFLYNRSIDGLMSQGDAVTGAVVDGEPMSADLVVVALGSWSTQLVKPFLRGMSNLPVYPLKGFSITVPLTDASRGPVSTVLDETYKVALTRFDDRIRVGGMAQIVGYDRSLDPAKRRTLEHVVTDLFPGAGDVSQATFWTGLRPMTPDGTPIVGPTQVRGLWLNTGHGTLGWTMACGSGKLLSDLVSGKSPAIRADDLSVSRYLKPARHHLAPRPAAA from the coding sequence ATGCGCGTTCTCGTACTTGGCAGTGGCGTGATTGGCGTCACCAGTGCGTGGTACCTGGCCAAGGCCGGCCATGAAGTGACCGTGGTCGACCGCGAGGCCGGACCCGCGCTCGGCACCAGCTTTGCCAATGCGGGCCAGATCTCGCCCGGCTACGCGTCGCCGTGGGCCGCGCCCGGCGTGCCGCTCAAGGCGATCAAGTGGATGTTCCAGGAACACGCGCCGCTCAGCATCCGTCCGGACGGCACGCTGTTCCAGCTGCAATGGATGTGGCAGATGCTGCTGAACTGCAGCGCCGGGCGCTATGCCGTCAACAAGGAGCGCATGGTGCGGCTGGCCGAGTACAGCCGCGACTGCATCCGCGCGCTGCGCGCGGAAACAGGCATTGCCTATGAAGGCCGCCAGCAAGGCACGCTGCAGGTGTTCCGCACCGACGAGCAGCTGCACGGCGCGGCCAAGGACATCGCGGTGCTGGAACAGGCCGGGGTTCCCTACCAGTTGCTTTCGCGCGAAGAACTCGCCGCGAGCGAACCGGCGCTGGCCGCCGTCCGCCACAAGCTGGCCGGCGGCCTGCGCCTTCCCAATGACGAAACCGGCGACTGCGCGCTGTTCACGCAACGCCTGGCCAACATGGCCAGCACGCTTGGCGTCCGCTTCCTGTACAACCGCTCGATCGACGGCCTGATGAGCCAGGGCGATGCCGTCACCGGGGCCGTGGTCGATGGCGAGCCGATGTCGGCCGACCTGGTGGTGGTGGCGCTGGGCAGCTGGTCGACGCAGCTGGTCAAGCCGTTCCTGCGCGGCATGTCCAACCTGCCGGTCTATCCGCTCAAGGGCTTCTCGATCACGGTGCCGCTGACCGATGCCTCGCGCGGGCCGGTATCGACGGTGCTGGACGAAACCTACAAGGTAGCCCTGACACGTTTCGACGACCGCATCCGCGTCGGCGGCATGGCGCAGATCGTCGGCTATGACCGCAGCCTCGACCCGGCCAAGCGCCGCACGCTCGAGCATGTGGTGACCGACCTGTTCCCGGGCGCCGGCGATGTCAGCCAGGCCACCTTCTGGACCGGCCTGCGCCCCATGACGCCGGACGGCACGCCCATCGTCGGCCCGACCCAGGTGCGCGGCCTGTGGCTGAACACTGGCCACGGCACGCTCGGCTGGACCATGGCATGCGGCTCGGGCAAGCTGCTGTCGGACCTGGTGTCGGGCAAGTCCCCCGCGATCCGCGCCGACGACCTCTCGGTCAGCCGCTACCTGAAGCCAGCGCGCCATCACCTGGCGCCGCGCCCGGCGGCCGCCTGA
- a CDS encoding Lrp/AsnC ligand binding domain-containing protein, translating into MRTSRQPQRTLDRLDRKILTALQSDGRMSMKDLAEAVGLTITPCIERVKRLERDGVIMGYYARLNPALLGSALLVFVEISLGNKSGNMFEQFRREVLRIPEVLECHLVSGDFDYLIKARIREIGEYRRLLGDILLQLPGAAQSKSYVVMEEIKETLAISVEEKSQAA; encoded by the coding sequence ATGAGAACGAGTCGCCAGCCCCAGCGCACGCTCGACCGGCTCGACCGCAAGATCCTGACCGCGCTGCAGAGCGACGGCAGGATGTCGATGAAAGACCTGGCCGAGGCGGTCGGGCTGACCATCACGCCGTGCATCGAGCGCGTCAAGCGCCTGGAGCGCGATGGTGTCATCATGGGCTACTACGCACGGCTGAACCCGGCACTGCTGGGCAGCGCGCTGCTGGTGTTCGTCGAGATCTCGCTGGGAAACAAGTCGGGCAATATGTTCGAGCAATTCCGCCGCGAGGTGCTGCGCATTCCGGAAGTGCTCGAATGCCACTTGGTGTCGGGCGATTTCGACTATCTGATCAAGGCGCGCATCCGCGAGATCGGCGAGTACCGCCGGCTGCTGGGCGACATCCTGCTGCAGCTGCCGGGCGCGGCGCAGTCGAAGAGCTATGTGGTGATGGAAGAGATCAAGGAGACACTGGCCATCTCGGTCGAGGAGAAGAGCCAGGCCGCGTAA
- a CDS encoding PA0069 family radical SAM protein, with translation MERPPPKPKSPARPAASATRREADPDAQAPQAGARPPVARKGRGAVSNLQGRFERDQREAFDDGWGPAPEDIARAADAAPAGDDAPLPPLRTEVHVERARSVLTRNASPDVPFDVSLNPYRGCEHGCIYCFARPTHAYLDLSPGLDFETQLYAKTNAAERLRETLARPSYRCETIALGVNTDAYQPIEREQRITRRLLEVLHDCDHPVALITKSSLIERDIDLLAPMAAKRLAVAALTITTLDAGIARTLEPRAATPSRRLRTIRTLTDAGIPVGVSIAPVIPFITEPDLERVLEAAREAGAVYANYIVLRLPWEVRPLFEEWLQAHFPDRAERVMNRVRDMREGKAYDASFATRMRGTGVWADLLRQRFYKAAERLGFRYNRFELDTSRFRPPVAGPRGKDDPQGSLF, from the coding sequence ATGGAGCGCCCCCCGCCAAAACCCAAATCCCCCGCCAGACCCGCCGCCAGCGCGACGCGGCGCGAGGCCGATCCCGACGCCCAGGCGCCGCAGGCCGGCGCGCGCCCGCCCGTGGCGCGCAAGGGCCGCGGTGCCGTCAGCAACCTGCAGGGGCGTTTCGAGCGCGACCAGCGCGAAGCGTTCGACGACGGCTGGGGCCCTGCCCCGGAAGACATCGCCCGGGCAGCCGATGCCGCGCCGGCCGGGGACGACGCTCCGCTGCCGCCGCTGCGCACCGAGGTCCATGTCGAGCGCGCCCGTTCCGTGCTGACGCGCAATGCGTCGCCGGATGTGCCGTTCGATGTATCGCTCAATCCCTACCGCGGCTGCGAGCATGGCTGCATCTATTGCTTCGCCCGGCCGACGCACGCCTACCTGGACTTGTCGCCGGGGCTGGATTTCGAGACCCAGCTCTATGCCAAGACCAATGCCGCCGAGCGCCTGCGCGAGACGCTGGCGCGGCCGTCGTACCGCTGCGAGACCATTGCGCTGGGCGTCAACACGGATGCGTACCAGCCGATCGAGCGTGAACAGCGCATCACGCGCCGCCTGCTGGAAGTGCTGCACGACTGCGATCACCCGGTGGCGCTGATTACCAAGTCTTCACTGATCGAGCGCGATATCGACCTGCTCGCGCCGATGGCGGCCAAGCGGCTGGCGGTGGCGGCGCTCACCATCACCACGCTCGACGCCGGCATTGCGCGCACGCTCGAGCCGCGCGCGGCGACGCCGTCGCGGCGGCTGCGCACCATCCGCACGCTGACCGATGCCGGCATCCCGGTGGGGGTCAGCATCGCGCCGGTGATCCCCTTCATCACCGAACCTGACCTGGAGCGCGTGCTGGAAGCGGCGCGCGAGGCGGGCGCCGTGTATGCGAACTACATTGTGCTGCGGCTGCCGTGGGAAGTGCGGCCGCTGTTCGAGGAATGGCTGCAGGCGCACTTCCCGGATCGCGCCGAACGCGTCATGAACCGCGTGCGCGACATGCGCGAAGGCAAAGCCTACGATGCCAGCTTTGCCACGCGCATGCGCGGAACCGGCGTGTGGGCGGACTTGCTGCGCCAGCGCTTCTACAAGGCCGCCGAACGGCTCGGCTTCCGCTACAACCGGTTTGAACTGGATACTTCGCGTTTTCGCCCGCCGGTGGCGGGCCCCCGCGGCAAGGACGATCCGCAGGGTTCGCTGTTCTGA
- a CDS encoding NINE protein — protein MSAATPARHASPLAAPSARGKSKLLTVALAFLFGSLGAHRFYLGGLRDVYGWAHLLALLAGAIGVASMATGAGAPALNWTFAVAGGISVISAFLAAIVYGLRPDDKWDARFNPHGKPTRSGWPVVILVILSLLIGTGLLMAGLAISFQTFFESQVEAARELSQ, from the coding sequence ATGTCCGCAGCCACGCCAGCCCGTCACGCCTCCCCGCTCGCCGCGCCGTCCGCGCGCGGCAAATCGAAGCTGCTGACCGTGGCGCTGGCCTTCCTGTTCGGTAGCCTGGGCGCACACCGCTTTTACCTGGGCGGCCTGCGCGACGTCTATGGATGGGCGCACCTGCTGGCGCTGCTGGCCGGCGCCATCGGCGTGGCCTCCATGGCCACCGGCGCGGGCGCTCCGGCGTTGAACTGGACCTTTGCCGTGGCCGGCGGCATTTCTGTCATCAGCGCCTTCCTGGCGGCCATCGTCTACGGGCTGCGTCCCGACGACAAATGGGATGCCCGCTTCAACCCGCACGGCAAACCCACGCGTTCGGGCTGGCCGGTGGTGATCCTGGTGATCCTGTCGCTGCTGATCGGCACCGGCCTGCTGATGGCGGGGCTCGCCATCAGCTTCCAGACCTTCTTCGAATCGCAGGTCGAGGCCGCGCGCGAACTGTCGCAATAG
- a CDS encoding PQQ-dependent sugar dehydrogenase: MRPALHFMLGMVPRTLRLAMVLAASQPALAALPLDQLRLPPGFRVEVLTDDVPGARAMAMSPSGTLFVGSRSEGKVYAVSDALGARPRVRTVATGLRNPLGVAFHDGSLYASSVSKIVRLDQIEARLDQPPAPRVVSDRFPSDGHHGGKFIGFGPDGYLYVATGAPCNVCEPDESRYANIVRMKTDGSGLQVVARGVRNTVGFDWHPATRELWFTDNGRDRMGDDVPDDELNRVTAPGQHFGYPYCHAGNVADPEYGGKRPCSEFVPPVARLGAHVAALGMRFYTGTQFPPDYRNNVLIAEHGSWDRSEPSGYRVVRVVLDGTGKAVRQEVFAQGWLRGGKAWGRPADVLVAPDGSLLVSDDHAGAIYRIRYQP, from the coding sequence ATGCGTCCCGCTCTGCACTTCATGCTTGGCATGGTACCCCGCACGCTGCGGCTCGCCATGGTCCTCGCAGCGAGCCAGCCCGCGCTGGCCGCCCTGCCGCTGGACCAGTTGCGCCTGCCGCCCGGCTTCCGCGTCGAAGTGCTGACCGACGACGTGCCAGGCGCGCGCGCCATGGCCATGTCCCCGTCCGGCACCCTCTTCGTGGGATCGCGCAGCGAAGGCAAAGTCTATGCGGTCAGCGATGCGCTGGGCGCGCGCCCGCGGGTGCGCACCGTGGCCACCGGGCTGCGCAATCCGCTCGGCGTCGCCTTCCATGACGGCAGCCTGTACGCGTCCTCGGTCTCGAAGATCGTGCGGCTGGACCAGATCGAGGCCCGCCTGGACCAGCCGCCCGCGCCGAGGGTGGTGAGCGACCGCTTCCCGTCGGACGGGCACCATGGCGGCAAATTCATCGGCTTCGGGCCTGACGGCTACCTGTACGTCGCCACCGGCGCCCCGTGCAACGTGTGCGAGCCTGATGAATCCCGCTATGCCAACATCGTCAGGATGAAGACCGACGGCAGCGGCCTGCAGGTGGTGGCCCGCGGGGTGCGCAACACCGTCGGCTTCGACTGGCACCCCGCCACGCGCGAACTGTGGTTCACCGACAACGGCCGCGACCGCATGGGCGACGACGTCCCCGACGACGAACTGAACCGTGTCACCGCGCCCGGCCAGCACTTCGGCTACCCCTACTGCCATGCCGGCAACGTCGCCGACCCGGAATATGGCGGCAAGCGTCCGTGCTCCGAATTCGTGCCGCCGGTGGCGCGCCTGGGCGCGCATGTCGCCGCGCTGGGCATGCGCTTCTACACCGGCACGCAATTCCCGCCGGACTACCGCAACAATGTCCTGATTGCCGAACATGGCAGCTGGGACCGCAGCGAGCCTTCGGGCTACCGCGTGGTGCGCGTGGTGCTGGACGGCACCGGCAAGGCGGTGCGCCAGGAAGTGTTCGCACAAGGCTGGCTGCGCGGCGGCAAGGCCTGGGGACGGCCGGCCGACGTGCTGGTCGCGCCGGACGGTTCGCTGCTGGTCAGCGACGACCATGCGGGGGCGATTTACCGCATCCGCTACCAGCCCTGA